The Gossypium hirsutum isolate 1008001.06 chromosome D07, Gossypium_hirsutum_v2.1, whole genome shotgun sequence genome includes the window AATCTAGTAGCAGCAATTACTTACAAGATCATGGAATTTCCATTAAAATCCCCATTTATAGATAGTTTACTAATGTTTCAACTACGCGCGGCCCCTATGCAGGACCCTTCACTCACACCCTATTGTTCTTACACCTTTTAACATTCTTCCTCAATAAAACTCATAATATACATGGCTATAAAACTTACCAAGATGTTGAATCATCTATTGATTAAACGAGGTCTTAACTCTATCTTAACGAAGAAGAAATGAACATTTAGGTTGGAAAGAAGAACCAGAACATAAAGTAAAAAGTAAAGTCATCTGGAACGTCTTCTACCTTAGTAGATTAAACTCCATGTCCCCCTACTGTGGACTTTGGCAAGTGACAATGCTTACCTTGCCCAAATCTTCTAATCTCCCACAAAAAATCTAGAGAAAGGTAAATAGAATCCAACGAAGGTCTTCATTACTGTTTAACCAATCATGGGGAGGGTCAAATCAATTCAACTAACTCCTAACTAATCTCATCATGAGAACCAACTTGAACAGTGCTCAAGCAAACCAAGTGCACTATACTTTGACAATGACTTGTGTATGGTGTGGTCCTAAAGACAATTAAGTTTCCTCCAGCTTCCTCAAACACTTGATAGGCTCTTTGTCCTCAGCCAACACTTTGGGCGTACTCTTTCTTGGGTGTAATCTTTTTTTACTTGAAGATGCCCTGTAATTAAATCCTTAGATACCGCTAATAGATGAATACTTTAATGCTCGTATGTGACAATACTCTAACTCACCATCAAGCCAACAGGGTGGTAGATTATGCTACCATAATGCCAAATCAGTTTACATACATACCTTACCTTTTTGGATCCGCCacttttggggtgtgacaattcTGAAGTGGGAAGATTCTACGAAACTATCTTGTGGCGTACAAGTCCGCAAGGAATGAGGTGCTTATGTATCTACCAAATTCTTATTCAAGTCAACAAGTGAGAATGCCAGTAAATGGGTCTACCTCAGAAGCAGGGTTTAAACACAAGCTAAGTCATAAGGAGAAATTTTTTAGGGTAATACAATAAGTCTATATAGAGCTTGGTAAGAATACGTAATTGTGACGAGACATCTGATAGTTCGTCATTAGGAGTCACTAATCTGTATATTCATGTAAACGGTTGACACTATAGACATCTGAGATGATCTTAGACTGGAACAAGTCCCAGAAAAATattatttggaaaaatacacCCATGACTAAATTGGTGAACGTGTCCACCAATGGTGAGCTCAGAGAATGCAAGACACTGACTACACCAAAAAATTTGTGGAGCTTCCAATGATACACAGAAAGTTTAAATTTTGTGCTTTTACTCTTATTCTTGGAAAATATAGATTCTTTATGATGTACTGCTGCATAGAGTCTCACTAAGTTCATTATGAACTTACGATTGTACTGCCTTGTATGCAGGAACACGGATTGTCGTGGCTTTTTGGGAAAGGACCAAGCCAGACACCATCAAATTCACACATTGGGCATTGAAGTTGTTTCATGTGTATAGAGGGGGTACCCTTAAAGGCTAAGCCTTAGGGGTTGGACTAGTATATGGCTTCGAATTAAGTTTGAAGTCGTAGTAGTGTAATATTAGGGCCTAGTATAGCAAATTGATTGTAAAATCTTAAGTACTTTAATAATAGGCAATTTGTTTAAAGTTATTCTTTGAAACTTGCTGTTAATCAAGATATTGAAATAAATTGTATAGTAAAGGTGGTCCATAATTTATTGTTGTCTAAACTTCTAATTAAAATAAGTTCGAAAGACGAATTTTGTAACTTAGGTTAATCGTGACACTTGGTACCTGGACCCAGTGACCGGgttgggttagggtgttacaaattcaaACTTTGGTGCTTTTCCTGTAGTTGTCTTAATAATAGGAACCTCCTATCAAGTTTGTACAATATGTCATGCCTTTCCATCTAAAGACTTGATGAACACCTTTATTCTTGCCTTCCAATAATCATAGTTGGATCCATCTAACATAAGGGGACGAGGCATAGATAATCCTTCCATTTTTAACAATTATTGACACTAGGAACACTACTTGATTTGATTAAGTGGATAATGCCTATACCAATTTGAAAAGATAAAACGATAATTGCAAGAATAGAGGAGTAATAACACAAGCAGTGGGCACTAGGAGTGTAACTACAATAAACAAAAATGAACAAAAGGAGGTTGTTTACATAGTTCGATTTCCCTACATCTACAAGGCCTTGCCTAAAGAGGTAATCCACTATCTTTCAAGCTTGTATAAGTGATTTAAGTTCTAACATAACCCAGTTTAACAACCTCACCCTTGTACATAAAGATATAGATATCTCTCATTTAAGTTTTCCCCTAAAAACTTTGGGTATAAACCAATCAATAAATGTGTTTATGATCTCAATGCACTCTCAATTACAAGTTTCTTAATGAATGGATAGGTGCTAAAACTCTTAGTACATAACCTATACAAGTCTCCTCATTATATAGTGATTTcgacttgctaacatactagaTCAATTACAATCAACCTTTCCATATACAAATGCAACTAAAACAacatatacaatataataataaagtctAAGATATTTTGGAGATGTAAGAGATAAGTCTTCAATCTCCTTATTAAAGGGGATCTAATTCAATCCAATATTCAATATATGTTGCTTCAAGTGGATTGATCTTCAAATATGGGCTATCATACGTCTAAGATATCAACAACAATCATAGTCTAAGAATTTTGTTCCAAAAGATTACCAACATCCACTATAGCAAGTTATAAAAATATCCTGTCCAATGATAGTTGTAGTGGCCACCGCTTGTGGCACTACGTGAGCCAGTGCTCAAACTTGCCTCATCATaagttttaataattatattataaataaatagaataaaaacacaaataataattaattatataataattacacAATAAACGAGCTTTAAATGCTTTATCAAATGAATTTGTTCATGAATATAAAAGAACCAAATAAGTGGtttgttttttattaataaaCGAGCCTCAAATTTTTACTAATGCCTGTTTATTTAGcctaacaaacaaataaatatcaaattgttcattaaacGCTCTATTCATTTATAGCCCTAGTCCAACactaataacaaataaaaatgtattATATTAAGATTTAAGAATCCATAATGCCATAATTTTTTTTCAGTTCTCTAAAATTAATCTTAATTTTGCCAAGGTTTTCCATCATTAGGGAATTAAGAATACACATTTGaagggaaaaaggaaagaaagttgtagaaagatatcctattctttaaaaaaaagtatcaaggtttttttagaaaaaaatttaacaattggGGCTTTATATTTAGGTGTAAAGATAAAATCAGCCTCTAatgtttaatcattttttttattttggccttcaacttttaaaatttatgaaaaatttgatcGAAATGCTAAATTTTTAACGACATTGGCAAGGTTTTCCATCATTAGGGAATTAAGAATACACATTTGaagggaaaaaggaaagaaagttgtagaaagatattctattctttaaaaaaaagtatcagagtttttttagaaaaaatttaacaattggGGCTTTATATTTAGGTATAAAGATAAAAATCAGACCCTAATgtttaatcatttttttcattttggcccccaacttttaaaatttacgaaaaatttgattgaaatgctAAATTTTTAACGACATTGGCAAGGTTTTCCATCACTAGGGAATTAAGAATACACATTTGAAgggaaaaatgaaataaagttgTAGAAAGATAttctattctttaaaaaaaagtatcagagtttttttagaaaaaatttaacaattggGGCTTTATATTTAGGTGTAAAGATAAAATCAGCCCCTAatgtttaatcattttttttttcattttggtccccaacttttaaaatttacgaaaattttgattgaaattctaaatttttaacgACATTGGCAAGCTTTTCCATCATTAGGGAATTAAGAATACACATTTGaagggaaaaaggaaagaaagttgtagaaagatattctattcttttaaaaaaagtatccgagtttttttagaaaaaaatttaacaattggGGCTTTATATTTAGGTATAAAGATAAAATCAGCCCCTAatgtttaatcatttttttttcattttggccctcatctttaaaatttacgaaaaatttgattgaaatgctAAATTTTTAACGACATTGGCAAGGTTTTCCATCATTGGGGAATTAAGAATACACATTtgaagggaaaaaagaaagaaagttgtAGAAAGATATTCTATTCTTTAAAAAAGGTATCGgagtttttttgaaaatttttttaacaattggGCCTTTATATTTAGGCATGAAGGTAAATTTAGCCCCTAATGtttaaacatttttcattttggcccttatttttttaggttattttggccctcaacctttaaaatttacggaaattttgattgaaatgcTAAATTTTTAACGACATTGGCaaggttaaaaaataataataaatatttaaaaatttaaaaaaaatcataaaaacttttagaaaatttatcCATGTTAACATTGAAGTATAAAAAAATGCCACGTGAGTTGCTATGTCaatgccattaaaattttaacaattcaatcagTTTTTCTGACTAAGTTTTAAAAGTTGAAgacctaaaaaaaaaagaaaactaaaataataaaatgaataaacatTAGGGGCTAAAATTATATTTATGCAATATGTTTAAGATGAGAAATGGTTTTACCTTCTAGGATATCCTTTGAGGAATTGAAATTTGATTGATATTAAAATTCAAAGCAATTTTGGTTAAAGAATCTTAAGGATTAAGAGAGTAAGAAGAGCATAAGGTTTTTGGAGGAGTTCTATAATATCCTCTTTCAATAGTTAGCATATGATCAagtgataataattaatatcacgatttcttttttttttattttctatattatGAGGCATATAGTGGGATGAATTAAGGTGGTGTTATCATCCATAGTGGACCCTCTTCTCTGATGGAAAAGAAAGCCTTCGGCATGTGTTGGGACAGACTTTCAAGACACAAGTCTTTTTCTCGCtaggaaaaaaagaatgaaatgtCAATTCGCTAATATTAGACAACATAATCAATGCATGACTTTCCCAATTTAGccttaatattatatttaatgcAAATTCTGTAAATAATAGATAAATAGTAGTTAACAATAAAGTCTGTTTTTATATAAAGTAGAAACCCCTCATGAATTAATACtcgattaatatttatataaatattattttcataaacTATATATAAGCCAAATTCTTTTCTATTTCTCTCGAAATCCAAAAGTAAAAACGTAACAACTAAAAAAAGTAAACCCCAAGCTCCAATATAGGAAATGGCAAACTTTTCAAATCATTAGAAGCTGCCCACCTTATTGGTTATGAATCCACCATGGGATTTAACAATCTAAGAACTTGATGGtataaaagaaacttaatttaataatcaaAGACAGTGAATGTAATTAAAGGGATGAAGGGAGAAAAAAATGGCACTCAAATTAATCCTATTTTGTTTTGATGTTGTTGatgatatctttttttttacCTTGGCAGAGTTTAGTCTTCTGGGATTTTGAAGGTGCTTGGATCTTCATCCTTGATCCACCCATACTTCTCCATGTAAGGATTAACCAATGTTTTTGGTGGGTAATTCTGAATTTCAtctttccaaacatttccatccTCTAAATCCCTCACAATCTCCCACAAACAACTGTTGCACTTAAAACCAGCCCCAAAGCTTATCATCAACACTTTGTCCCCTTTCTTCAACCTCTTTTTGGCTTCCATGTAGGCTAAAACATACCAAAGACTGCTTGCTGATGTGTTCCCAAATCGATGAAGGGTCATCCTTGCGGGTTCAAGGTCATATTCAGTGAGATCAAGGCTGAACCCTATCCCATCAATCACTGCTTTCCCTCCTGTGTGGATGCAGAAATGGTCCACCCCACTCTTGAAGTTAACCCCAGCTTTAATAGGTCCCTGAGTCGTGGTTCCCTTGGTTGAACCATGGCGGTTCCATTTCTTAACCAGTGACACTACCATGAACCGAACTAGTTCGGTAACAGGCAGGATCTTGGGGGTTATCACCCTCAAATTGTCAACAAAAGAACGGGTGGCAGCTTTAGGGAGGTTTTTCCCTAGATAAAATCCCACCTTTCCTATCTCATCTTCCCTTTGGATGCAACAATTGTACGACTCGTCTCTGGCTCCATGATGTGTCCTCACCAAGCATTTCAACTTGAACATTGCTCGATGCTTTAAGGACTTGTTGTTTGTCAAAAGAATGGCACACCCACCCGAACGGAACAAACAGTTGGCAAGAATCATAGATCTATCATTGCCTGCATACCAATTTGGACTCAAAGACTCTGATGTTACTAACAAAGCATACTTGTTCTTGTATGATTTGAACACGTTCCGAACAATATCAAGAGAAATCAAACTCGCACTACACCCCATTCCCGTTAAGTTGAAACACTTGATGTCTTGCCTCATCTTGTAGTGGTTTATGATCCTAGAAGACAAACAAGGTGGTGCTGTTATCATGGAGACGTTGACAACGAGGAGATCGATTTCATGAGGGGAAACACCTGCCCTCGACAACAGCTTCCCTATGCTGTCTTGAAAAAACTCTTCCATTTCCAGGATTCCATCGGCCAATGTTGGGGTCTCTTCTCTGCCGGAGAACATGATTCTTGGGGCGTAGGTTTGTTCACCAATGCCGGAGCTGACAATGGCTTTCAACAAGAACTTGTACTCGTTGAGTCCAAGGTTCTTGTTCCTTTTTATCACCTCCCCACTGAACTCGGTCCCGACCATTCTATCATCTGCTGGTTTGTAACATTGGTAGTCTAAAATGTAACATTCTTGGTCTCTCTTGTCGTTAACCCACTTCCAAATTTTTAAGAGAACAAGTAAGACTGGAAGCAACAGTATGAAAGAAAACAACTCCATcaaaggaattaaaaaaaaaaaaaagaacaaagaaggAGAGGAATTGTTTGTCGGTTGAGATGGGGGAGATGAGATGAAAGCGTTATAAAGGAGAAGAGAGCCAATGAGTTGGACATGTGGATTTGCTTAAAAGCACATTGCCATCACATCACTCAACTCCCCAACAactgaatttgtgtataatttcCAATCGATCTTTATTACAAAACTTGAACAAAGCTTTGCATGTCGGAGAACAAGACGAAAGAGCTGAATGGGGGAGGGGGGTCAAATTGCAAGCCCTCGTCAACGTTTCTTTAATAACTTAAAAACTCCATAGACTAACAGTGcaattttctaattcattttctttcGTTAATTTCACGGAATGCTATTAGGGACGCCATTATAGTTCACGGTTAGCAGCTTACCCAATAATGCTATCCACATTTAAGAAGGCTGAGGGTGGTAGCTACAAATAGACATATATAGAAAATTTTCTGCAATATTATACCAGCACTCAAAGTAATTAATCTACGGAATTACGACCAAAGATTTATCGGGAAGTGCAGTAAAAATAACAAATGAGTTCAGCATTGAATCAATGGAAAAGAGAGGTTGATGATTTagtaaaatatcattaaatttgagaagaaaatcaGCTCTTGTTGGAATGGTAGGTTTTCCATGGTCATTAAGACTTTTACATATTTGATATGAATTACTTAATTAATGGTTGAAAAGTAATTATAGTTGGGTATGGTAAGATACATTGTACTCTTAAAAAGTAACGGAAATTCAAACTTTAGAAATAATATTGTTATGAGAGTTAGCCACCAACCCCGAATATAATAACATGTATCATAAAACAGGCATGGAAGAAATGGTTGAGAATATTGTattaatctctctctctctctcaatatTTTGGTAATTATAGATTAGGGATGGGAAAGCCCGAACTGCCAAATGGATTTCGAACTGGTCCActtcattttgattcttttttttttttgaaaagtggaTGTGGGATTGGGAATGGTGGATTTTTTCTTTTAGATAGTGGGTATGGAACGGTTATGGTAATTGTTTGCCTCAAACCGACTTGCTCCATTatataaattaccattttatccttatatatataaagttattaAATGGGTAAAAATGTAATAACGTAATATagaaaaaatcatatattttatgtttaaatatttttttgaagaattatatttaaatatttacttgactttaaaatgattaaaaaaattaaagataaatagaaaaaattaaattgaagtagAGTAAGGTGGGGTGGGGATGGATGCTTCCAACATGCATGGAGGTGATAATGGCTTTCAAGATTATATATCCATAGCGAGCGAAGCAAGTAGTAGAGTAGAGCGTGTCAATTGTGGAACAATAATGGATTAAGTAATATCTGCCCTCGCCCCGCCCCATTGCCATACCTAGTTATTGAGAGACGATTGTCGAAcacctaaaatattttttttcagcATTTAATTTTTCAGTTAATCAAATATAACCttaattgaaaaattatcaaataatcaaaatttcaaaaacaaaagtcatatattataaaaagttatatagttaatttaatttattttaaaaataaaataaatcactctcctaaaattatgattttaggtGCATAagattttaacttattttaaccttgaccaattaacaaaattatttattaatttttttcaaaaaatatagcctaaatatttgtatatgattttatttcttGAAACCACATTTGATATGGTAATAATGTAAATTACAAGTTGAAGCAATGAAAGTTAAAGATATGGATTaaagtataaaataataataaaaggttggatataataagtaataatttcattaattcaatttaatatgttGGTGCAAGTGTCACGGGCCGCaattcaaagcccgtgaccagcgcaccaaatgcatccaatggaggtctgttgctcagatggggatcatttggcccacaagaactggcccgGTTCAAAGAGTTATTGGACAAGCCTGTcaaattgaagcctggttggcccgataatgaagagatggcaacttaggctaatatggtaactgatcttagaagatagagggaatcttatcttgtaaagattagattagatttgataaggcttatcttgtaaatccctaaaattaagggatatggttaaatctcatccgtcgatgtaaataTATCTtaaccgtcggttttgggggagctcaactataaatagagagcctcccctcatttgtactcactcctgaattgtttcattattcattgtgaataagaattgagagcatttactcaaacactttgcgagcgctctttctgttgttctcttgtagcttcttttggcacaatcgcttccgctatacaaattggtgccttggaggagttctaaggaatcctcacttttgggcgtaaaggctgacttaggcgagtttagagcaaacggatcgcctaaggccgcaaggtttgcgagacgaaaggtctagccccgtgacacaaGTATTTCGTTTGCATTACCTTCTATGGAGGAACAA containing:
- the LOC107954085 gene encoding 3-ketoacyl-CoA synthase 12-like precursor — protein: MELFSFILLLPVLLVLLKIWKWVNDKRDQECYILDYQCYKPADDRMVGTEFSGEVIKRNKNLGLNEYKFLLKAIVSSGIGEQTYAPRIMFSGREETPTLADGILEMEEFFQDSIGKLLSRAGVSPHEIDLLVVNVSMITAPPCLSSRIINHYKMRQDIKCFNLTGMGCSASLISLDIVRNVFKSYKNKYALLVTSESLSPNWYAGNDRSMILANCLFRSGGCAILLTNNKSLKHRAMFKLKCLVRTHHGARDESYNCCIQREDEIGKVGFYLGKNLPKAATRSFVDNLRVITPKILPVTELVRFMVVSLVKKWNRHGSTKGTTTQGPIKAGVNFKSGVDHFCIHTGGKAVIDGIGFSLDLTEYDLEPARMTLHRFGNTSASSLWYVLAYMEAKKRLKKGDKVLMISFGAGFKCNSCLWEIVRDLEDGNVWKDEIQNYPPKTLVNPYMEKYGWIKDEDPSTFKIPED